In a genomic window of Pseudomonas mohnii:
- the cysQ gene encoding 3'(2'),5'-bisphosphate nucleotidase CysQ yields MNFSHPLMAPVVELALQAGEAILPFWRTGTAVTTKADDSPVTAADLAAHHLILAGLTALDPSIPVLSEEDANIPRSVRAGWQRWWLVDPLDGTKEFISGSEEFTVNIALIEQGRVVFGVVSMPTNGRFYVGGAGWGAWRGDRGEAPLPIQVREVPPAGAPFTVVASRRHSSPEQERLLAGLSASLGELELANIGSSLKFCLLAEGAADCYPRLAPTSQWDTAAAQGVLEGAGGEVLELSGAPFSYPARESLLNEFFLALPAKAAWREKLLELARS; encoded by the coding sequence ATGAATTTCTCTCATCCATTGATGGCGCCGGTGGTCGAACTGGCGTTGCAGGCGGGCGAAGCGATCCTGCCGTTCTGGCGCACAGGCACGGCGGTGACGACCAAGGCCGACGACTCTCCGGTGACCGCCGCCGACCTGGCTGCCCATCACTTGATCCTGGCCGGCCTGACGGCACTCGATCCGAGCATCCCGGTGCTGTCCGAAGAGGACGCCAACATCCCCCGGAGCGTGCGCGCCGGGTGGCAGCGCTGGTGGTTGGTAGACCCATTGGATGGGACCAAAGAGTTCATTTCCGGCAGTGAAGAGTTCACGGTCAACATCGCCCTGATCGAGCAGGGCCGTGTGGTGTTTGGCGTGGTGTCGATGCCGACCAATGGGCGCTTTTACGTGGGCGGTGCCGGATGGGGGGCGTGGCGTGGTGACAGGGGCGAAGCGCCGCTGCCGATTCAGGTTCGCGAAGTGCCGCCGGCGGGTGCCCCGTTCACAGTGGTCGCCAGCCGTCGCCATTCCAGCCCTGAGCAAGAACGTTTGCTGGCCGGGTTGAGCGCCAGTCTGGGTGAGTTGGAACTGGCCAATATCGGCAGTTCATTGAAATTTTGTCTGTTGGCCGAAGGGGCGGCGGATTGTTATCCGCGCCTGGCACCCACCTCGCAGTGGGACACGGCCGCAGCGCAAGGCGTGCTGGAAGGGGCGGGTGGCGAGGTGCTGGAGCTGAGCGGTGCGCCTTTCAGCTATCCGGCCCGGGAATCGTTGTTGAATGAGTTCTTTTTGGCACTGCCGGCGAAGGCGGCGTGGCGGGAGAAATTGCTCGAGCTGGCCCGCTCCTGA
- the yrfG gene encoding GMP/IMP nucleotidase, translating to MPLLPWHDIDTVLLDMDGTLLDLHFDNHFWLEHLPQRYADLHGVSRAMAELELQPLFERNAGLLQWYCLDFWSAELKLPVRELKLETAHLIALRPDADTFLAAIKRAGKRVVLITNAHRDSLSLKLERIELAPYFERLISSHDYGFPKENPQFWEALQADIDFDPARSLFIDDTLPILRSAREFGVAHLLAVKEPDSRKGPKDTAEFAAVEDYRTLIEGL from the coding sequence ATGCCCCTGCTGCCCTGGCACGACATCGACACCGTTCTGCTGGACATGGACGGCACGCTGCTGGATCTGCACTTCGACAACCATTTCTGGCTGGAGCACCTGCCCCAGCGTTATGCCGACTTGCACGGGGTCAGCCGGGCCATGGCCGAGCTGGAACTGCAACCGCTGTTCGAACGCAATGCCGGTCTGTTGCAGTGGTACTGCCTGGATTTCTGGAGTGCCGAACTCAAGCTGCCAGTGCGCGAATTGAAACTGGAAACCGCGCACCTGATCGCCCTGCGCCCGGATGCGGACACCTTCCTGGCGGCGATCAAACGGGCGGGTAAACGGGTGGTACTGATCACCAATGCCCACCGCGACTCCCTGTCATTGAAACTCGAAAGAATCGAACTGGCGCCCTACTTCGAACGCTTGATCAGCTCCCACGACTACGGTTTCCCCAAGGAAAACCCGCAGTTCTGGGAGGCGTTACAGGCCGACATCGACTTCGACCCGGCACGCAGCCTGTTCATCGACGACACCCTGCCGATCCTGCGCAGTGCCCGGGAATTTGGTGTGGCGCATTTACTGGCGGTGAAAGAGCCGGACAGCCGAAAGGGGCCGAAGGACACGGCAGAGTTTGCGGCGGTGGAGGATTATCGGACGCTTATCGAAGGCCTCTGA
- the lysM gene encoding peptidoglycan-binding protein LysM — MSLFSFLKEAGEKILDALTPDKAEANSEALTKHVQSALTGIDTSKIQVKVEGDKVIASGEANTQEEKEKILLALGNVAGVSGVEDQITVTGPVVVAAKFVVVEKGDTLSAISLRVYGNANLYNKIFEANKPMLKDVNKIYPGQSLRIPE, encoded by the coding sequence ATGAGCCTGTTCAGTTTTCTAAAAGAAGCCGGTGAAAAAATCCTCGATGCGCTGACGCCGGACAAGGCTGAGGCCAACAGTGAAGCGTTGACCAAGCACGTGCAAAGCGCGCTGACGGGGATCGACACGTCGAAGATTCAGGTGAAGGTCGAGGGCGATAAAGTCATTGCCAGCGGCGAAGCGAATACGCAGGAAGAGAAGGAAAAAATCCTCCTGGCGCTGGGCAACGTGGCGGGTGTCAGCGGCGTTGAAGACCAGATTACCGTGACCGGGCCCGTCGTGGTGGCGGCCAAGTTTGTCGTGGTCGAGAAGGGTGACACGCTGAGCGCCATCTCCCTGCGCGTTTATGGCAACGCCAACCTGTACAACAAAATCTTCGAAGCCAACAAACCGATGCTCAAGGACGTGAACAAGATCTATCCGGGACAGTCGTTGCGGATTCCCGAGTAA
- a CDS encoding LysR family transcriptional regulator, translated as MDIKQLKFLIALDETRHFGQAAARCHITQPTLSMRLRNLEEELDLPLVNRGQRFEGFTAPGERVLAWARTVLAAYDGLYAEAAACRGNLVGTLRLGVVPLSSFDPLPLLQRLHTQHPNLRFELSALSSEQILEQLANNRLDIGVSYLERLDSERFESLTFSEARMGLLYDQRFFSFGESPLTWESLIELPLGMLTSGMHFRQSIDHNFHIRGLTPQPLLQTDAVHQLLQAVHGGLCCAVMPLDGGFEQLTDHLRLHPIDDAQTLARLGLIMRRSAPRSALAEACFAILQQSLAKA; from the coding sequence ATGGACATCAAACAACTGAAATTCCTCATCGCTCTCGACGAAACACGCCACTTCGGCCAGGCCGCCGCGCGCTGCCACATCACTCAGCCGACCCTGTCCATGCGCCTGCGCAACCTCGAAGAAGAACTCGACTTGCCGCTGGTCAATCGCGGTCAGCGCTTCGAAGGCTTCACCGCGCCCGGCGAGCGGGTGCTGGCCTGGGCGCGCACGGTTCTGGCCGCCTACGATGGCCTGTACGCCGAGGCCGCCGCCTGTCGCGGCAACCTGGTCGGTACGTTGCGCCTGGGCGTGGTGCCGTTGTCGAGTTTCGATCCACTGCCGCTGCTGCAACGCCTGCACACGCAACACCCGAACCTGCGCTTCGAACTGTCGGCGTTGAGCTCCGAGCAGATCCTCGAACAACTGGCGAATAATCGACTGGATATCGGCGTCTCTTACCTGGAACGCCTGGACAGCGAACGCTTCGAGTCGCTGACGTTCAGCGAAGCGCGCATGGGCCTGCTTTACGATCAGCGTTTTTTCTCCTTTGGCGAGTCGCCACTGACTTGGGAATCGTTGATCGAACTGCCGCTGGGGATGCTCACCAGTGGCATGCACTTTCGCCAGTCCATCGACCACAACTTCCACATCCGAGGCCTGACGCCGCAACCGTTGCTGCAAACCGACGCGGTGCATCAATTGTTACAGGCAGTGCACGGGGGTCTGTGCTGTGCCGTGATGCCGCTGGATGGCGGTTTTGAACAACTCACCGACCATCTGCGCCTGCACCCCATCGACGATGCCCAGACCCTGGCCCGACTGGGGTTGATCATGCGGCGCAGCGCCCCACGATCGGCGCTGGCGGAAGCGTGTTTTGCGATCCTGCAACAATCGCTAGCGAAGGCTTGA
- the nudE gene encoding ADP compounds hydrolase NudE, which translates to MRQKPTVLAREIVATSRLFCVEELKLRFSNGVERTYERLVGKGAGYGAVMVVAMLDAEHAVLVEEYCGGTDAYELSLPKGLIEPGEDVLAAAERELKEEAGFGARQLEHLTELSLSPGYMSQKIQVVLATDLYEERLEGDEPEPMGQSKVNLRELSTLVQNPQFTEGRALAALYLARDLLTQRGVFLP; encoded by the coding sequence ATGCGCCAGAAACCCACCGTCCTCGCCCGCGAGATAGTCGCCACCAGCCGTTTGTTCTGTGTCGAAGAACTGAAGCTGCGCTTTTCCAACGGCGTGGAGCGCACTTATGAGCGATTGGTCGGCAAGGGCGCCGGGTATGGCGCGGTGATGGTCGTGGCGATGCTCGACGCCGAGCATGCGGTGCTGGTCGAAGAGTATTGCGGCGGCACCGATGCCTATGAACTGTCACTGCCCAAAGGCTTGATCGAGCCGGGTGAAGACGTGCTGGCGGCGGCCGAGCGGGAGCTCAAGGAAGAGGCTGGTTTTGGTGCCCGGCAATTGGAGCATCTGACCGAGTTGTCATTGTCGCCCGGCTACATGAGCCAGAAAATCCAGGTGGTACTGGCCACGGACCTCTATGAAGAACGTCTGGAGGGTGACGAGCCGGAGCCGATGGGCCAGAGCAAGGTCAACCTGCGCGAGCTGTCCACTCTGGTGCAGAACCCACAGTTCACTGAGGGGCGAGCCTTGGCGGCGCTGTACCTGGCCCGTGACTTGCTGACTCAACGCGGAGTGTTCCTGCCATGA
- a CDS encoding YiiD C-terminal domain-containing protein: MNRDSRYLETVLHHDIPLTRDMGLKVLDWHDQQLRLYLPLDANVNHKSTMFGGSLYCGAVLAGWGWLHLRLKEEGIEDGHIVIQEGQISYPLPVTGDANAICQAPSAAVWKKFLTMYQRYGRARLTLHTRVVNAGSEEDAVTFTGQYVLHR, encoded by the coding sequence ATGAACCGCGACAGTCGTTACCTGGAAACCGTCCTCCATCACGACATCCCCCTCACGCGGGACATGGGCCTCAAAGTGCTCGACTGGCACGATCAGCAGCTGCGCTTGTATTTGCCGCTGGACGCCAACGTCAACCACAAGAGCACCATGTTCGGCGGCAGCCTGTATTGCGGCGCGGTACTGGCCGGCTGGGGCTGGCTGCATTTGCGACTGAAAGAAGAAGGGATTGAAGACGGGCACATCGTGATTCAGGAAGGGCAGATCAGCTACCCGCTCCCTGTGACCGGCGATGCGAACGCCATTTGCCAGGCGCCGAGTGCAGCGGTGTGGAAGAAATTCCTGACCATGTACCAGCGTTACGGCCGGGCGCGTTTGACACTGCATACCCGGGTCGTGAATGCGGGAAGCGAGGAAGATGCCGTGACGTTCACCGGGCAGTACGTGCTGCACCGCTGA